In the genome of Caldalkalibacillus thermarum, one region contains:
- a CDS encoding cell wall-binding repeat-containing protein has protein sequence MFFKNRHVSVIVTLFLVFILVFTPALETLAGTHVSGEPDRLAGQNRYETAVEISKAGWPDGAETVILATGERFPDALAGTTLAYKYDAPILLTRGKELTDVTKKEIQRLKAKKVIILGGESAVSKQVENALKNIQLEVERIYGNTRYETAVKIAERLGYDKETVIIASGQNFPDALAVAPYAAKEGIPILLTQRDKLPTETKEPLKGVRQTYVIGGTQAVGEEVFVELPNAKRIFGQNRYETAVKIIEEFGLDTSKSFVATGEDFADALTGAALAAKEGSPILLVAKERVPEHVQPLLETIREAIILGGPGAVGQKVAEQLRPDHTLPPKDDPDGELLYGHFIDVGQGDATLLQGPDFTVLIDAGRHDRNDVVPYLQSVGVESIDLLVLTHPHADHIGQADKVLNTFEVTEVWMSGDEHTSLTFERVIDAIAESGANYNEPRAGEVYEIGSLTIEVVNPDELTGDFHEGSISLRAIYGDIKFLFTGDAEAQTEKAMIERGHDLKAHIFQAGHHGSSTSNTQEFLEAVQPEIIIYSAGKDNPYGHPHKEVVQRILDMGIALYGTDVHGTVIVETDGKTYEINTEVGGEIEIPVECIDINSASFEELQQIVHIGPERAQQIIELRPFYSLDDLLRVDGIGPSRLQDIKDQGLACVHPPEEDETN, from the coding sequence ATGTTCTTTAAAAACCGACATGTTTCAGTCATTGTTACATTATTTTTGGTCTTTATTTTAGTCTTTACTCCAGCGCTCGAAACTTTAGCTGGAACTCACGTATCAGGCGAACCAGATCGTCTTGCTGGCCAGAACCGATATGAAACTGCTGTTGAAATTTCCAAAGCCGGCTGGCCCGATGGGGCTGAAACAGTCATTTTGGCCACAGGAGAAAGGTTTCCTGATGCCTTAGCAGGGACGACACTGGCTTATAAGTACGATGCGCCAATCCTCCTGACACGAGGGAAAGAGTTAACCGATGTAACAAAAAAGGAGATTCAACGTCTTAAAGCAAAAAAAGTAATTATTCTCGGCGGTGAAAGTGCTGTTTCAAAGCAGGTTGAGAATGCGCTAAAGAACATTCAACTTGAAGTAGAACGTATTTACGGCAACACAAGATATGAAACCGCCGTTAAGATCGCCGAACGCCTTGGCTATGATAAAGAAACTGTTATCATTGCTAGTGGGCAGAACTTCCCAGATGCATTAGCCGTTGCGCCTTATGCTGCAAAAGAAGGAATCCCAATTTTACTCACTCAAAGAGATAAACTTCCTACTGAAACTAAAGAGCCGCTTAAAGGCGTAAGACAAACTTATGTCATTGGTGGTACTCAGGCTGTCGGTGAAGAAGTTTTTGTTGAGCTGCCCAACGCTAAGAGAATCTTTGGTCAGAACAGATATGAAACCGCGGTAAAAATCATTGAAGAATTTGGTTTAGATACTTCAAAGTCTTTTGTTGCAACGGGTGAAGATTTCGCAGATGCGTTAACCGGTGCTGCTCTGGCAGCCAAAGAAGGTTCACCAATCCTGCTAGTCGCTAAAGAGAGAGTTCCAGAACATGTTCAACCTTTACTTGAAACAATTAGAGAAGCCATCATTCTTGGAGGCCCGGGTGCTGTCGGTCAAAAAGTAGCTGAACAATTGCGCCCAGATCACACCCTACCTCCCAAAGATGATCCTGATGGAGAACTACTTTATGGGCACTTTATTGATGTGGGTCAGGGTGACGCTACACTCCTACAAGGCCCAGACTTTACTGTTCTGATTGACGCTGGCCGACATGACAGAAATGATGTTGTGCCGTATTTACAATCTGTTGGTGTTGAATCTATTGATTTGTTAGTTTTAACACATCCACATGCTGATCATATTGGGCAAGCAGATAAGGTTCTAAATACCTTTGAAGTGACAGAAGTATGGATGTCTGGGGATGAACATACGTCCTTAACCTTTGAAAGAGTGATTGATGCTATTGCCGAATCTGGTGCAAATTACAACGAGCCTCGTGCCGGTGAAGTATATGAAATCGGTTCTCTAACAATCGAAGTGGTCAACCCAGATGAACTCACTGGCGATTTCCATGAGGGGTCTATCAGTCTCCGGGCCATTTACGGAGATATCAAGTTTTTGTTTACCGGTGACGCTGAGGCACAGACAGAAAAAGCCATGATTGAACGAGGACATGATTTGAAAGCTCATATCTTCCAGGCTGGTCATCATGGATCTAGCACATCAAACACTCAGGAATTTCTTGAAGCTGTTCAGCCCGAAATCATAATCTATTCAGCGGGTAAAGATAATCCATACGGCCATCCTCATAAAGAAGTGGTTCAGCGGATACTGGACATGGGTATAGCCTTGTATGGAACCGACGTCCATGGTACAGTCATTGTTGAAACTGATGGTAAAACCTATGAAATTAATACTGAAGTTGGTGGCGAGATTGAAATCCCGGTCGAATGCATTGATATTAACTCAGCCTCATTTGAGGA